The proteins below come from a single Triticum aestivum cultivar Chinese Spring chromosome 5D, IWGSC CS RefSeq v2.1, whole genome shotgun sequence genomic window:
- the LOC123120191 gene encoding E3 ubiquitin-protein ligase Os03g0188200-like: protein MPGSTVLLIGASMAALLVISLFTFLCSNRRQAHRAPPSQSERSVVDVELGHGCGATGIDDAVLAAYTTTVYTSVATRREEDHMAAAEALADGDQPPDDTDTHTTCAVCLAEYADGDELRWLPGCKHAFHRLCVDEWLRRRPSCPLCRTSPPATRAPPAATTDDS from the coding sequence ATGCCCGGCTCCACCGTGCTGCTGATCGGCGCCTCCATGGCCGCGCTCCTCGTCATCTCCCTCTTCACCTTCCTCTGCTCCAACCGGCGCCAGGCGCACCGCGCGCCGCCGTCGCAGTCAGAGCGGAGCGTCGTTGACGTCGAGCTCGGCCACGGGTGCGGGGCCACAGGGATCGACGACGCCGTGCTGGCCGCGTACACGACCACGGTGTACACCTCGGTGGCGACGCGACGGGAGGAAGATCATATGGCTGCTGCCGAAGCGTTGGCCGACGGTGACCAGCCGCCCGACGACACGGACACGCACACGACGTGCGCGGTGTGCCTGGCGGAGTACGCGGACGGCGACGAGCTCCGGTGGCTGCCCGGCTGCAAGCACGCGTTCCACCGGCTGTGCGTCGACGAGTGGCTCCGGCGGCGGCCGAGCTGCCCGCTCTGCCGCACGtcgcctcccgccacgcgcgcgcCGCCTGCGGCCACCACCGATGACTCCTGA